From a single bacterium genomic region:
- the rimM gene encoding 16S rRNA processing protein RimM: MIAIGKIVRAHGIKGEVVVNPLTDFVDRFEDLESAFLEGRATARYTIREVRYHKRQLLILFEGIDTRNLAEDHIGEFVSITKDEMVDLPDQTFFLFDVIGMKVYTESGEYLGEIAEIIEMPANDLWRVEGERSILLPASENVILNVDKEERKVTVRIIEGLLDL, translated from the coding sequence TTGATTGCGATTGGCAAAATAGTTCGCGCCCATGGAATCAAGGGCGAAGTAGTGGTTAATCCACTTACCGATTTTGTCGACCGGTTTGAAGATCTCGAATCAGCTTTCCTCGAAGGACGAGCGACCGCGCGGTATACAATCCGCGAAGTCCGCTACCACAAACGACAACTGCTGATCTTATTCGAAGGCATTGACACGCGCAATCTCGCCGAGGACCATATCGGCGAGTTTGTCAGCATCACCAAAGACGAAATGGTCGATCTTCCGGATCAGACCTTTTTCCTCTTCGACGTTATCGGCATGAAGGTATATACAGAATCCGGCGAGTACCTCGGCGAAATCGCCGAAATCATCGAAATGCCGGCAAACGATCTCTGGCGCGTCGAGGGCGAACGCTCGATTCTGCTCCCGGCATCAGAGAATGTCATTTTGAACGTCGACAAGGAAGAACGCAAGGTTACCGTCCGCATCATCGAAGGCCTGCTTGATCTGTAG
- the trmD gene encoding tRNA (guanosine(37)-N1)-methyltransferase TrmD translates to MKVTILTIFPEFFASPLEQSLLQKAVENKTLEVEIVDIRKFSGNKHNTVDDAPFGGGGGMVMKIEPLYDALSSVLYNDESKNRRIVLTSAAGRKYDQPAAVKYSLLDHLIIICGRYKGVDERILKFFDLDEVSIGDYIINGGETAALVILESVFRLLPGSMHDIDSALTDSFSDDILGAPVWTRPAEFLGEKAPATLLGGDHARMDEFRRWAALKRTMDNRPDLLRRADLSDDDRAMIERIAAGNEFDN, encoded by the coding sequence ATGAAAGTCACAATTCTTACCATCTTCCCGGAGTTCTTCGCAAGTCCGCTCGAACAGTCGCTTCTGCAAAAAGCAGTCGAAAACAAGACGCTTGAGGTTGAGATTGTTGACATCCGCAAGTTCTCAGGAAACAAGCACAACACCGTCGATGACGCACCTTTTGGCGGCGGTGGCGGAATGGTGATGAAAATTGAGCCGCTCTATGACGCGCTCTCTTCGGTGCTATATAATGACGAAAGCAAGAACCGCCGTATCGTCCTAACCTCTGCCGCAGGGCGCAAATACGACCAGCCGGCAGCTGTAAAGTACTCCCTGCTCGACCATTTGATTATTATCTGCGGTCGTTACAAGGGCGTCGACGAGCGAATTTTGAAGTTTTTCGACCTTGATGAAGTGTCGATTGGTGATTATATAATCAATGGCGGCGAGACAGCCGCCCTCGTCATCCTGGAATCTGTCTTCCGTTTATTGCCGGGAAGTATGCACGACATAGATTCGGCCTTGACAGATTCGTTCAGTGATGATATTCTCGGTGCTCCGGTATGGACTCGTCCCGCCGAGTTCCTGGGCGAAAAAGCGCCCGCGACTCTTCTGGGCGGGGACCATGCACGTATGGACGAGTTTCGTCGTTGGGCCGCGCTCAAGCGCACCATGGACAATCGTCCCGATCTGCTGCGTCGCGCGGACCTGTCCGATGACGACCGCGCCATGATCGAGCGGATCGCCGCCGGAAATGAATTTGATAATTAA
- the rplS gene encoding 50S ribosomal protein L19, which produces MNIVQKIEAKYLREQKVDFAPGDTIAVHQKIMEGDKERIQIFQGVVMGRRGGGTATGASFTVRKVTQGIAVEKVYPLHSPNIAKIERIRTGRVRRAKLNYLRNRSGKAARIDERKQDLTGE; this is translated from the coding sequence ATGAACATCGTGCAAAAAATCGAGGCGAAATACCTCCGCGAGCAGAAAGTCGATTTCGCTCCCGGTGACACCATCGCTGTCCATCAGAAAATCATGGAAGGCGACAAAGAACGCATCCAGATCTTCCAGGGTGTGGTCATGGGTCGTCGCGGCGGCGGCACCGCCACCGGCGCATCATTCACCGTCCGCAAAGTCACGCAGGGCATCGCTGTAGAAAAAGTCTACCCCTTGCATTCGCCGAATATCGCCAAGATCGAAAGAATTCGTACCGGCCGCGTTCGTCGCGCCAAGTTGAATTACTTGCGCAATCGCTCCGGTAAGGCTGCTCGTATCGACGAAAGAAAGCAAGACCTCACCGGCGAATAA
- a CDS encoding transposase has translation MSILRRYHTCGNIYFIANVTFDRFPILVQSAELLIESIEAVRAKQPFELHAWVIMPDHFHFVVDPTGWDISTLMHSIKMSFGARYRKLLGQKSGRVWQNRFWDHIIRNQEDYNRHVDYVHYNPVKQGLVKSPFDWQWTSFHDYVREGLYRRDWGSKEIDWGKEDFGE, from the coding sequence ATGTCCATTTTACGACGATATCACACTTGCGGAAACATCTATTTTATCGCGAACGTAACGTTCGACCGCTTTCCCATTCTCGTCCAGAGTGCCGAACTACTTATCGAGTCGATCGAAGCAGTTCGTGCAAAGCAACCCTTCGAACTTCACGCATGGGTAATCATGCCCGATCATTTCCACTTTGTCGTTGATCCAACAGGGTGGGACATTTCAACACTTATGCATTCGATCAAAATGTCATTTGGTGCGCGATATCGAAAACTACTTGGACAGAAGTCCGGTCGCGTTTGGCAGAACCGGTTCTGGGATCATATTATTCGCAATCAGGAAGACTACAATCGGCATGTCGATTATGTGCACTACAATCCGGTTAAGCAAGGTCTTGTCAAGTCACCGTTTGATTGGCAGTGGACGTCGTTTCACGATTACGTTCGAGAGGGTTTGTATCGACGTGATTGGGGGAGTAAGGAAATCGATTGGGGTAAGGAGGATTTCGGGGAGTAA
- a CDS encoding pyridoxamine 5'-phosphate oxidase family protein — protein sequence MIPEKLLEIMKTDGVVAIATLGQDGPHMVNTWNSYLRISPDGRLFIPAGYMQKTEANIAHNPSVLITLGSSKVKGLHGAGAGFLIKGKASFVTEGPDFTFMKEKFDWLRATLAVTIESATQTW from the coding sequence ATGATCCCGGAAAAGCTGCTTGAAATAATGAAAACAGATGGGGTGGTTGCGATTGCGACACTGGGACAGGATGGCCCGCATATGGTCAACACCTGGAATAGCTACTTGAGAATCTCGCCAGACGGACGACTGTTCATCCCGGCGGGATATATGCAAAAGACTGAAGCTAATATTGCCCACAACCCTTCGGTGCTGATTACATTGGGAAGCAGCAAGGTTAAAGGATTGCATGGTGCGGGTGCAGGTTTCTTGATAAAAGGAAAGGCGAGTTTCGTGACGGAGGGTCCCGACTTTACCTTCATGAAAGAGAAGTTCGATTGGCTGCGTGCCACTTTAGCGGTTACAATCGAATCGGCTACTCAGACTTGGTAG
- a CDS encoding ribonuclease HII: MKRWGDTESNLRRSGCTLICGVDEAGRGPLAGPVIAAAVVLPPGFASRDIDDSKRLTARQREEMYDYITENARDYAIASSSPAMIDRINILQATFSAMRNAVRQLRQQPDYVLVDGNMRVPRLEISQRAIVKGDQTVLAIACASILAKVTRDRIMCEYHRQYPQYGFDRHKGYPTPEHRAMIQQHGAIEIHRRSFTLLAGQYELRFTGSSDN; this comes from the coding sequence ATGAAACGATGGGGAGATACCGAATCGAATCTGCGCCGAAGCGGGTGTACTCTGATTTGCGGCGTCGATGAAGCCGGTCGCGGTCCGCTTGCCGGACCTGTGATTGCCGCGGCAGTGGTGCTTCCGCCCGGATTTGCATCGCGCGACATCGACGACTCCAAACGTCTCACCGCCCGACAGCGTGAGGAGATGTACGACTACATCACCGAGAATGCGCGCGACTATGCGATTGCATCCTCATCACCCGCGATGATCGACCGCATCAACATTCTGCAGGCAACTTTCAGCGCCATGCGCAATGCGGTCAGGCAACTGCGACAGCAACCTGACTATGTTTTGGTCGATGGTAACATGCGCGTCCCGCGACTGGAAATCTCCCAGCGCGCCATCGTCAAAGGCGACCAGACCGTGCTCGCCATTGCCTGCGCTTCGATCCTTGCCAAAGTCACCCGCGATCGCATCATGTGCGAATACCATCGTCAGTATCCGCAATACGGTTTCGACCGCCACAAGGGCTATCCCACGCCGGAGCATCGTGCCATGATTCAACAGCACGGCGCCATCGAAATTCACCGCCGCAGCTTCACGCTTCTGGCAGGGCAGTACGAATTGCGATTCACCGGTTCAAGCGACAATTAG
- a CDS encoding YraN family protein translates to MRNNRQAGARYENAAKDFLITYGYEIIAQNYRSGRHEIDIICRKDNQLIFVEVKGSASEVFGDAAHKVNLTKQQSIIAAAQGYIQNANVEYDSYRFDVIVVSDKQGELLIEHVEGAFTL, encoded by the coding sequence ATGCGCAATAATCGCCAAGCCGGTGCGCGCTATGAAAACGCCGCGAAAGATTTCCTGATCACATACGGCTACGAAATCATCGCACAAAACTACCGCTCCGGTCGCCACGAAATCGATATCATCTGCCGCAAAGACAATCAACTCATCTTCGTCGAAGTCAAAGGCTCGGCCTCGGAAGTCTTCGGTGACGCCGCCCACAAGGTCAACCTTACCAAACAGCAATCGATCATCGCCGCCGCGCAGGGATATATTCAAAATGCCAATGTCGAGTATGATTCGTATCGATTCGATGTAATCGTAGTTTCGGATAAGCAGGGGGAGTTACTGATAGAACACGTCGAAGGCGCGTTTACTCTTTAG